A region of Blastocatellia bacterium DNA encodes the following proteins:
- the csm5 gene encoding type III-A CRISPR-associated RAMP protein Csm5 codes for MGRTSYTLRCLSPVHVGTGRQFTKFDGVYHERRWYVIDLDRVLMHGVDATVLARDMSERAFTWSAWLGGRAIAPSDVSAYDLPCPQDPEETPVREAMKDVYGKPYVPGSSIKGAMRTAILWRLLHSDVEHQEFVRRYVLLCLKATELLDWLRERRAFDRPEEHRVALAEIFRVRHDEAGALQRTLYRILHVDERRLQSERNTFRKRLQRLGRSREWLAEPLERALLGHDPNHDLLRALQVSDTRPVDLDRLAVGLVWTYTQRGRQLVEKREEDGEYKVFAEWLVPETTLEFELHTDDFLFTDAAERELHFQGAKEDALRQLAHTCNEYARAVISSERAFFSERGPGSIADFYAELEAMLRDLAEGAFLLNIGWGGGWEMKTIGDLLRRVLSPEEFAQLRQRYGLGEDPRTHRLDPEGLFPHSRRIAYEGGAPMYPLGWMRVEPKGGRG; via the coding sequence ATGGGTAGGACATCGTATACACTGCGCTGTCTCAGCCCCGTCCATGTTGGGACCGGGAGACAGTTCACCAAGTTCGACGGCGTCTACCATGAGCGACGGTGGTACGTGATTGATCTCGACCGCGTGCTCATGCACGGCGTAGATGCAACCGTGCTGGCCCGCGATATGAGCGAGCGGGCGTTCACGTGGTCGGCCTGGCTCGGCGGACGAGCCATCGCGCCGTCGGACGTCTCCGCTTATGATCTGCCCTGCCCGCAGGACCCTGAAGAGACTCCCGTCCGCGAAGCCATGAAAGATGTCTATGGGAAGCCGTATGTGCCGGGCAGCTCAATAAAAGGCGCTATGCGCACAGCCATCCTGTGGCGTCTGCTGCACAGCGACGTTGAACATCAGGAGTTTGTCAGGCGCTACGTGCTGCTCTGTTTGAAAGCGACGGAGTTGCTCGATTGGCTGCGCGAGCGCCGAGCGTTCGATCGTCCCGAAGAGCATCGCGTCGCGCTCGCCGAAATCTTCCGCGTCCGCCACGATGAGGCCGGAGCGCTTCAGCGCACGCTCTATCGCATCCTGCATGTGGACGAACGAAGACTGCAAAGCGAGCGGAATACGTTCCGGAAGCGATTGCAACGATTGGGGCGAAGCCGCGAATGGCTCGCCGAACCGCTGGAGCGTGCTCTGCTCGGACACGATCCCAATCACGATCTCCTGCGGGCGCTTCAAGTGAGCGACACGCGCCCCGTTGACCTTGACCGGTTGGCCGTCGGGCTGGTGTGGACGTACACGCAGCGGGGGAGACAACTGGTCGAAAAACGCGAGGAGGATGGCGAGTACAAGGTCTTCGCCGAGTGGCTCGTCCCTGAAACGACGCTGGAATTCGAGCTTCATACCGACGACTTCCTCTTCACGGACGCCGCCGAGCGTGAACTGCATTTCCAGGGAGCGAAAGAAGACGCGCTCCGACAGCTCGCGCATACCTGTAATGAATATGCCCGCGCCGTCATTTCATCGGAGCGAGCCTTCTTCAGCGAGCGCGGTCCAGGCTCGATCGCTGATTTTTACGCCGAGCTTGAGGCGATGCTTCGCGATCTCGCCGAAGGCGCGTTTTTACTGAACATCGGATGGGGCGGCGGCTGGGAGATGAAAACCATAGGCGATCTGCTGAGGCGCGTGCTCTCGCCCGAAGAGTTCGCCCAGTTGCGCCAGCGATATGGGCTGGGCGAAGATCCGAGGACGCATCGGCTAGACCCGGAGGGACTTTTCCCGCACAGCCGACGGATCGCCTACGAGGGTGGCGCGCCCATGTATCCGTTGGGCTGGATGCGGGTCGAACCGAAAGGAGGTCGAGGATGA
- a CDS encoding S9 family peptidase yields MRRGRFRKCLVMHFFFILALALAVPAQEKVLTPELILSIRFITDVQLSPDGRQIAFQVIRTRRDDEGPGPALSEIWIMPATGGEPRRFTYNDKSDRAPLWSPDGRWIAFLSQRWGSPHTQIYLIPTDGGEARPLTRAENSVQAFRWSPDGRRIAYTVTDPKTKEEQQAEREGRDWIVADRNYKHTRLYVVDVQTGNSHLVTRSDITVHDFDWSPDGRELILAAADTPLVDDSFMRVKLMRVSADGGEPRLFVKTEGKLTHPRWSPDGRWIAWLGATSMDDPYAGSVFVVSSAGGTPENLLAGYEGTAVWLGWLPGAPSTIVFTSIERQSSAMYTIALPERRRERLLDQPIIYGSAPSFSRDGRQMAIAANTPQHPNEIFFGGTGNRPLARLTTFNPQLADVRLGEQEVVRWKSVDGWEIEGVLVKPVGYQPGRRYPLVVQPHGGPEAADLNGWLGSYSRWGQMLAGRGFAVFYPNYRGSIGRGVAYAKADHRDLMGREFQDMLSGIDHLIQIGLVDPNRVGIGGGSYGGYTSAWAATFASHRFKAAVVWMGITNWYSMTGTSDIFWENSTVHWNAIMYDNFALYWERSPIAHIAKAQTPVLLIHGAADLRVPISQSQELYTALKWKGVPVEFVTYPREGHGVAEKAHQYDFMTRVMGWFEKYLK; encoded by the coding sequence ATGAGGCGTGGACGGTTCCGAAAATGCCTGGTCATGCACTTCTTTTTCATTCTTGCACTGGCGCTGGCCGTTCCCGCTCAGGAGAAGGTCCTGACGCCGGAGCTGATCCTGAGCATTCGGTTCATCACCGATGTGCAACTGTCGCCCGATGGGCGTCAAATCGCCTTTCAAGTCATACGCACCCGGCGCGATGATGAAGGGCCGGGACCGGCGCTGAGTGAGATCTGGATCATGCCGGCGACGGGCGGCGAGCCGCGCCGCTTCACCTATAACGACAAGAGCGATCGCGCCCCGCTGTGGTCGCCCGATGGCCGATGGATTGCGTTCCTGTCGCAGCGGTGGGGCTCGCCTCACACGCAGATTTATCTCATCCCCACCGATGGAGGCGAGGCGCGTCCGCTCACCAGAGCCGAGAATTCCGTTCAGGCCTTTCGCTGGTCGCCCGATGGCCGCCGTATCGCCTACACGGTCACCGATCCGAAGACGAAAGAGGAGCAGCAGGCCGAGCGCGAAGGTCGAGATTGGATCGTCGCCGACCGCAATTACAAACACACGCGCCTCTACGTAGTGGACGTTCAAACGGGCAATAGCCATCTGGTCACGCGGAGCGACATCACGGTGCACGATTTCGACTGGTCGCCCGATGGCCGGGAGTTGATCCTCGCTGCAGCGGACACGCCGCTTGTTGACGATTCCTTCATGCGGGTGAAGCTCATGCGGGTTTCGGCTGATGGCGGCGAGCCGCGCCTCTTTGTCAAGACCGAAGGCAAGCTCACGCATCCGCGCTGGTCGCCCGATGGGCGATGGATCGCGTGGCTCGGCGCGACCTCGATGGACGATCCCTACGCCGGGAGCGTCTTCGTTGTGTCGTCGGCAGGCGGCACGCCAGAGAATCTGCTCGCCGGTTATGAGGGCACGGCCGTCTGGTTGGGGTGGTTGCCCGGCGCGCCGAGCACCATCGTCTTCACGAGCATCGAGCGCCAATCCAGCGCCATGTATACGATCGCGCTGCCTGAGCGTCGGCGCGAGCGACTCCTCGATCAGCCGATCATTTACGGCTCGGCGCCGAGCTTCAGCCGAGACGGGCGACAGATGGCCATCGCCGCAAACACCCCGCAGCATCCGAACGAAATCTTCTTTGGCGGGACAGGGAATCGCCCGCTCGCGCGCCTGACGACGTTCAACCCGCAGTTGGCCGATGTGCGGCTCGGCGAGCAGGAGGTTGTGCGCTGGAAGAGCGTGGATGGATGGGAGATTGAAGGCGTCCTCGTCAAACCCGTCGGCTATCAACCGGGTCGTCGGTATCCGCTGGTGGTGCAGCCGCATGGTGGGCCGGAAGCGGCGGACCTCAACGGGTGGCTTGGGAGTTATTCCCGGTGGGGACAGATGCTCGCCGGGCGCGGCTTCGCCGTCTTCTATCCCAACTATCGCGGCAGCATCGGGCGCGGCGTCGCCTATGCCAAGGCCGATCATCGCGACCTCATGGGCCGCGAGTTCCAGGATATGCTGAGCGGGATTGATCATCTCATCCAGATCGGGCTGGTGGATCCCAATCGCGTGGGCATCGGCGGCGGGAGCTATGGCGGATACACGTCGGCGTGGGCGGCGACCTTTGCGAGCCATCGGTTCAAAGCCGCCGTCGTCTGGATGGGCATCACCAACTGGTACAGCATGACGGGCACGTCGGACATCTTCTGGGAGAACTCCACGGTCCATTGGAACGCCATCATGTACGACAACTTCGCCCTCTACTGGGAGCGCTCGCCGATCGCCCATATCGCCAAAGCGCAAACGCCGGTGCTGCTCATTCACGGCGCAGCCGATCTGCGCGTGCCCATCAGTCAATCTCAGGAACTTTACACGGCGCTCAAATGGAAGGGCGTGCCCGTTGAATTCGTGACCTATCCGCGCGAAGGGCACGGCGTGGCCGAAAAGGCTCATCAGTATGACTTCATGACGCGTGTCATGGGCTGGTTTGAGAAGTACCTGAAATAG
- the csm4 gene encoding type III-A CRISPR-associated RAMP protein Csm4, giving the protein MPRFATYRLRFRSPLHIGERGVGLEVSRTHIPADTLFGAVCSLWRELYGVDALHRDVLDWFTEGEPNAQPFALTSAFPYAGDVRFFPKPLGRLPNVTLADGDEKAFKRVRFVSERVFTTVVMGEPIAFQKQNCINGGVVWVTEEERDRLVRWTDDMSGDIVLWKVAVVPRVTLDRLTAASEIWHFGEVLMAQGTGLWFAIEFNHEHGEELTRRFEAVLRALGDTGIGGERGAGCGLFDVDGPTEEALPDVPEANRFVTLSPVCPKDVVELERLTGSGAAYELMPRRGWITSPEAMNLRRKMVWMFAEGSVLAGPSLPRAGCLVNVRPDVCPHDVWRYGVSFPVGLAATAGSSS; this is encoded by the coding sequence ATGCCCCGTTTTGCAACCTATCGGCTACGCTTCCGCTCGCCGCTTCACATCGGCGAGCGGGGTGTGGGGCTGGAAGTCTCACGCACGCATATTCCGGCTGATACGCTCTTTGGGGCTGTCTGCTCCCTCTGGCGCGAGCTATATGGAGTTGACGCGCTTCACCGTGATGTGCTCGACTGGTTCACCGAAGGCGAACCGAATGCACAGCCCTTTGCCCTCACCTCTGCGTTCCCTTACGCCGGTGACGTGCGGTTCTTTCCGAAACCGCTCGGGCGGCTGCCCAATGTGACCCTCGCCGACGGAGATGAAAAGGCGTTCAAGCGCGTGCGCTTTGTCTCCGAGCGCGTCTTCACCACGGTCGTAATGGGTGAGCCCATAGCTTTTCAAAAGCAAAATTGCATTAACGGTGGGGTTGTGTGGGTGACCGAAGAGGAGAGAGATCGCCTCGTTCGCTGGACCGACGACATGAGCGGTGACATTGTGCTCTGGAAAGTGGCCGTCGTCCCGCGGGTGACGCTTGATCGGCTCACGGCAGCGTCGGAGATCTGGCATTTCGGCGAGGTTCTCATGGCTCAAGGGACGGGCTTATGGTTCGCCATCGAGTTCAATCATGAGCATGGTGAGGAGCTGACGCGGCGATTTGAAGCCGTCCTGCGCGCGCTCGGCGATACGGGAATAGGTGGCGAACGCGGAGCCGGCTGCGGGCTCTTCGACGTGGATGGTCCGACCGAGGAGGCGCTGCCGGATGTTCCCGAGGCCAACCGATTCGTGACGCTCTCGCCCGTATGCCCGAAAGATGTCGTCGAGCTGGAGCGCCTGACGGGCAGTGGAGCCGCGTATGAACTGATGCCGCGTCGCGGCTGGATCACGTCGCCGGAAGCAATGAACCTGCGCCGCAAGATGGTCTGGATGTTCGCCGAAGGTTCGGTACTCGCCGGTCCATCTCTGCCGCGCGCGGGATGTCTCGTCAACGTCAGGCCCGACGTATGCCCTCACGACGTCTGGCGCTACGGAGTCTCTTTCCCGGTAGGTCTGGCGGCGACCGCCGGCTCTTCGAGCTGA
- the csm3 gene encoding type III-A CRISPR-associated RAMP protein Csm3, giving the protein MPTLTLRGKVIITGEIEAVTGLHIGGAAAGLDIGGIDNPIIRHPVTREPYIPGSSLRGKMRSLLDHHLGKEANHFIQRREPVVRLHVCEDEAAYTRCPVCQIFGVTPGERRGWKNLKPARLIVRDVHLARDHEATERLRQAKTDLPFTEVKWEAAIDRITAAAVPRQNERVPAGAVFAPFELVYGLYDLNGTGCDRDLDWLRYVFKAMELLEDDYLGGYGSRGAGKIRFRQIKVEFKSRRYYEGEVALETLAERIDDVRQLPVSEYITRLQQLIREG; this is encoded by the coding sequence ATGCCCACACTCACGCTTCGAGGAAAAGTCATCATCACCGGTGAGATCGAAGCCGTCACCGGACTCCACATCGGCGGGGCGGCTGCCGGATTGGACATCGGCGGCATTGACAATCCCATCATCCGGCATCCGGTCACGCGCGAACCCTATATCCCCGGTTCGTCGCTTCGGGGGAAAATGCGATCGCTTCTGGACCATCACCTCGGCAAAGAAGCCAATCATTTCATCCAGCGGCGTGAACCCGTCGTCCGTCTCCATGTGTGCGAGGATGAGGCGGCATACACTCGATGTCCCGTCTGCCAGATCTTTGGGGTGACCCCTGGAGAGCGACGTGGGTGGAAGAATCTGAAACCCGCGCGCTTGATCGTGCGCGATGTACACCTGGCGCGGGATCATGAAGCGACGGAGCGGCTCCGTCAGGCCAAGACCGATCTCCCCTTCACCGAAGTGAAATGGGAAGCGGCAATTGATCGCATCACCGCAGCCGCCGTCCCGCGTCAAAACGAGCGCGTGCCTGCAGGCGCCGTCTTCGCGCCCTTCGAGCTGGTCTATGGCCTTTACGATTTGAATGGCACAGGATGCGATCGCGATCTGGACTGGCTGCGCTATGTCTTCAAGGCGATGGAGCTGCTAGAGGACGATTACCTCGGCGGATATGGCTCGCGCGGAGCGGGGAAGATTCGCTTCCGGCAGATCAAGGTTGAATTCAAATCGCGCCGGTATTACGAGGGAGAGGTCGCGCTCGAGACGCTTGCCGAAAGAATTGACGACGTGCGGCAACTGCCTGTGTCGGAATACATCACTCGCCTGCAGCAGTTGATCCGGGAGGGATAG
- the cas2 gene encoding CRISPR-associated endonuclease Cas2 yields the protein MPVKRVMFYIISYDISDNKRRAVICDILKDFGTRVQYSVFECLLTEDQFTVLFHRLRSEIDPATDSLRCYRLCQGCVDEILLAGRGDITTEPDVYIF from the coding sequence ATGCCTGTTAAGCGCGTCATGTTTTACATCATCAGCTACGACATCAGCGATAACAAGCGGCGCGCAGTAATCTGCGACATCCTCAAAGACTTCGGTACCCGCGTCCAGTATAGCGTCTTTGAATGCCTGCTCACCGAGGATCAGTTCACCGTGCTCTTTCACCGGCTGCGATCCGAAATAGATCCAGCAACCGATAGCCTCCGCTGCTACCGGCTCTGCCAGGGGTGCGTGGACGAAATTCTGCTGGCCGGACGCGGCGACATCACGACCGAACCCGATGTCTATATCTTCTGA
- the cas10 gene encoding type III-A CRISPR-associated protein Cas10/Csm1: MDRHNPVILAALLHDIGKFGERTAEPLPVWAEPFHHEARYTHEPYSAVFVEEQLGRWPLDMTTVRRLVLKHHAPSLPDELLVSLADRLSAYERAEAEGDREGARGRAETALRTVFSRLLGVSADGARYHELADLSLDRRALFPRPDAVGSVESYRALWERFTSEVARVPLGDLRTLLAVLRRFTWVIPSDTRRDLIPDISLYHHLKTTAAIAACLVREELGEFDVRTLHDGLTNRWKKAPLTPREEELLHRPLCALVKGDISGTQDFLYLLTSRGAARGLRGRSFYLQLLTETIAEWILRQFQLHPTNVLFVGGGHFYLLLPYRAAAEHLDGIQQRIARVLWKIHKGDLSLLVASVPVAAIDFLEEEAGGNAFAAKWGDVSRRVNEEKQRKWQDLGQEGMRRELFISRQRGMTAEDTCQVCHNAGALEIQDDVRKCQHCRGFEELGRLLRDPTHLVLFTVPEAEPPEQADWRDALRAFGTEAWLIHEGDVLPRRPPGATEARVYTLDATDFLDEDTCRRFRWGDLPVSYDFRWLADATPRKHDEHGQEVIAEFADLAEASQGVKWLGVLRMDVDGLGDVFKNGLGAQATISRMSTLSESLRLFFEAWVPRLCREYNRFQQGKKDALYLIYAGGDDLFVVGAWSVLPELAERIRDDFRELVGGDHVTLSAGIAIEHPKFPLYQLAANARHALDDQAKEFQRSNGRAKDAVSFLQTAMGWEEFARIAGWKDALLQMLNPQGEEPALPRAFLMRLMEIHALYAGNRARWRRAQRLREITHEQMEELIHYDKWQWRLVYHLSRFAERHEQHRETIDRLLREIVQQDGFIARLRVLARWAELLTREG; encoded by the coding sequence ATGGACCGACACAACCCGGTCATTCTGGCAGCGCTTCTTCATGATATCGGCAAGTTCGGCGAACGGACGGCGGAACCCCTGCCTGTCTGGGCAGAGCCGTTTCATCACGAGGCAAGATATACCCACGAACCCTACAGCGCCGTATTCGTGGAGGAGCAGCTCGGTCGTTGGCCCCTGGACATGACGACTGTTCGGCGTCTCGTTCTCAAGCATCATGCTCCATCCCTTCCGGATGAGCTGTTAGTCTCGCTGGCCGATCGTCTCTCGGCCTATGAGCGCGCCGAGGCCGAAGGTGATCGGGAAGGTGCTCGTGGCCGAGCCGAGACGGCATTGCGGACAGTCTTCTCTCGACTCCTGGGCGTGTCTGCTGATGGGGCCCGGTATCACGAACTGGCTGATCTCTCGCTCGATCGTCGGGCCCTATTTCCGCGCCCGGATGCCGTTGGATCGGTCGAGTCCTATCGCGCGTTGTGGGAGCGATTCACGAGCGAAGTCGCGCGCGTCCCTCTTGGGGATCTTCGCACGTTGCTTGCCGTCTTGCGACGGTTCACGTGGGTGATCCCATCGGATACGCGGCGGGATCTCATCCCGGACATCTCGCTTTATCATCACCTGAAGACGACGGCGGCCATCGCTGCCTGCCTCGTTCGGGAGGAACTTGGCGAGTTCGATGTGCGGACGCTCCACGATGGCTTGACGAACCGATGGAAGAAAGCGCCGCTGACTCCCCGCGAGGAGGAACTCCTCCATCGCCCGCTCTGCGCCCTCGTCAAGGGTGACATCTCGGGCACGCAGGATTTCCTGTATCTGCTGACCAGCCGCGGTGCCGCTCGGGGCCTTCGCGGTCGCTCGTTTTACCTTCAGCTTCTGACCGAGACGATCGCCGAGTGGATCCTCCGCCAATTCCAGTTGCACCCGACGAATGTACTCTTTGTCGGCGGCGGACATTTTTATCTGCTGCTTCCCTATCGGGCGGCAGCCGAGCATCTGGATGGGATTCAACAGCGTATTGCCCGCGTCCTGTGGAAGATTCACAAAGGCGATCTCTCGCTCCTCGTCGCGTCTGTTCCGGTCGCGGCGATTGATTTTTTGGAAGAAGAGGCCGGGGGAAATGCCTTCGCCGCGAAGTGGGGCGACGTCTCGCGTCGGGTCAATGAAGAGAAGCAGCGCAAGTGGCAGGATCTCGGCCAGGAGGGGATGCGCCGCGAGCTGTTCATTTCGAGGCAACGGGGCATGACGGCCGAGGATACCTGTCAGGTGTGTCACAATGCAGGGGCGCTGGAAATCCAGGACGATGTGCGCAAATGTCAGCACTGCCGGGGATTTGAGGAACTGGGCCGACTGCTCCGGGATCCAACGCATCTCGTTCTTTTCACCGTGCCCGAAGCCGAGCCTCCGGAACAGGCTGATTGGCGCGATGCCCTACGGGCCTTCGGCACGGAGGCATGGCTCATCCATGAAGGCGATGTGTTACCGCGCAGACCTCCGGGAGCGACAGAAGCGAGGGTCTACACGCTCGATGCGACCGACTTTCTCGACGAAGACACCTGTCGCCGCTTCCGGTGGGGTGATCTGCCGGTGAGCTACGATTTTCGCTGGCTCGCTGATGCCACTCCAAGAAAACACGACGAACACGGCCAGGAGGTCATCGCTGAGTTCGCCGATTTAGCTGAGGCCTCGCAGGGCGTGAAATGGCTCGGCGTGCTGCGCATGGACGTAGATGGCCTCGGCGACGTCTTCAAAAACGGCCTCGGCGCGCAAGCGACGATTTCGCGCATGAGCACGTTGAGTGAGTCATTGCGCCTCTTTTTCGAGGCTTGGGTGCCGCGTTTGTGTCGCGAGTATAACCGCTTTCAACAGGGCAAAAAGGACGCGCTCTACCTTATCTATGCCGGAGGCGATGATCTTTTCGTCGTCGGCGCCTGGAGCGTACTGCCGGAGCTGGCCGAGCGCATTCGCGACGACTTCCGCGAGCTGGTCGGGGGCGATCATGTGACGCTTTCGGCCGGTATCGCCATCGAGCATCCGAAGTTTCCCCTCTATCAACTCGCTGCGAACGCGCGCCACGCGCTCGACGATCAGGCCAAGGAGTTTCAACGATCGAACGGGAGAGCCAAAGACGCCGTGAGTTTTCTTCAAACGGCCATGGGGTGGGAGGAGTTCGCTCGTATCGCCGGGTGGAAAGATGCTCTCCTGCAAATGCTCAATCCGCAAGGAGAGGAGCCAGCGCTTCCCCGCGCGTTCCTCATGCGGCTCATGGAGATTCACGCCCTCTATGCCGGGAACCGCGCCCGCTGGCGACGCGCCCAGCGGCTGCGAGAGATCACCCATGAGCAGATGGAAGAGCTGATCCACTACGACAAATGGCAGTGGCGACTCGTCTATCATCTCAGCCGTTTCGCTGAGCGGCACGAGCAGCATAGAGAAACGATTGACCGCCTCCTGCGGGAGATCGTGCAGCAAGATGGATTCATCGCCCGGCTGCGCGTCCTCGCTCGCTGGGCGGAGCTTCTCACCAGGGAGGGATAA
- a CDS encoding DUF4258 domain-containing protein produces MIKAIEIERVRISRHAGQRLAQRGISLEDVHLVLRLGQKLHRTGVTFFFFGRRQIPRGLERELERLVGTTLLVSNGCLITAYRNKRAIAAIKKKLKRRHPVAAPSGAEIIPWPGVPHPLLKEPSRDRSCAA; encoded by the coding sequence ATGATAAAAGCGATCGAAATCGAACGCGTGCGCATCTCGCGCCATGCGGGCCAGCGGTTGGCCCAGCGCGGGATATCGCTCGAGGATGTACATCTGGTGCTGCGGTTGGGGCAAAAGCTCCACCGCACCGGAGTGACTTTCTTTTTCTTCGGACGGCGCCAGATTCCGCGCGGATTGGAACGCGAACTCGAGCGCCTGGTGGGAACGACACTCCTTGTGAGCAACGGGTGCTTGATCACCGCCTATCGCAACAAGCGCGCCATCGCCGCAATCAAGAAAAAGCTAAAGCGCCGACATCCTGTTGCTGCTCCCTCTGGAGCCGAGATCATCCCCTGGCCCGGCGTCCCGCACCCCCTCCTTAAAGAGCCATCCCGCGACCGGTCTTGCGCCGCCTGA
- the csm2 gene encoding type III-A CRISPR-associated protein Csm2, translated as MTRTNPPRQDRSSSSTGTPTREEVQRAIREGGRALVDLAERLGPQLKEGRLTTSQIRNIYGMVKQMEIRGFDANEFVLLKPKLAYAAARANVPGADTLKEVLTCAIDEVGTDATKFARFVDFFEAILAYHQAAGGR; from the coding sequence ATGACCCGAACGAACCCACCGCGACAAGATCGCTCGTCATCTTCGACCGGGACACCTACGCGTGAAGAGGTTCAGCGCGCCATCCGCGAGGGCGGGCGCGCGCTTGTAGATCTCGCCGAACGGCTTGGCCCTCAACTCAAAGAGGGCCGCCTCACGACCAGCCAGATTCGAAACATCTACGGGATGGTCAAGCAGATGGAGATACGCGGATTCGATGCCAATGAGTTCGTCCTGCTTAAGCCCAAGCTCGCTTATGCGGCCGCGCGCGCCAACGTCCCGGGAGCGGACACGCTCAAAGAAGTGTTGACCTGCGCCATTGACGAGGTCGGCACCGATGCGACCAAATTCGCTCGCTTCGTGGACTTCTTTGAGGCGATCCTGGCCTATCATCAAGCGGCTGGTGGTCGCTGA
- the cas1 gene encoding CRISPR-associated endonuclease Cas1, producing the protein MTSLYLTEQGSVVRQTGDRLIVCRNGEPLAELPLLKIERVIVFGHVHLTTGAISALLRHGIDTTFLSWHGRLKGRLVPLESKNIPLRLAQYERTRDQQFTIGLARKIVAAKVQSSLRVIQRYRRNHPDWDDQEAIFALEQVLGSIDRAVTLDSLRGLEGHAASIYFSSYGRMFRRSLRFDKRSRRPPRDPINAALSLGYSLLFGEAVAVVSSIGFDPYLGFLHAPDYGRCSLALDLMEEFRAAIVDRLVLTLFNNEVLLPEDFTTGEGVWFSPEAKKRFLSEYEGVMQRAFISRHTGHRTTFRRLLWGQAEHLAETVKTGSAYTPYVAEP; encoded by the coding sequence ATGACATCGCTCTATTTGACCGAGCAGGGAAGTGTCGTTCGTCAGACTGGCGACCGACTGATCGTCTGTCGCAATGGCGAGCCGCTTGCCGAGCTTCCCTTGCTCAAGATCGAACGGGTGATCGTTTTCGGCCACGTCCACCTGACGACGGGAGCCATTTCCGCACTGCTGCGTCATGGCATTGATACGACCTTCCTCTCCTGGCATGGACGGCTCAAAGGGCGACTTGTGCCCCTCGAATCGAAAAACATCCCGCTACGGCTGGCACAATACGAGCGGACGCGCGACCAGCAGTTCACCATCGGCCTGGCGCGCAAGATTGTAGCGGCCAAGGTTCAATCCTCGCTCCGGGTGATTCAACGCTATCGGCGCAACCACCCCGACTGGGATGACCAGGAGGCCATCTTCGCCTTAGAACAGGTGCTCGGCTCGATTGATCGAGCTGTGACGCTTGACAGCCTGCGAGGACTCGAAGGCCACGCCGCCTCAATCTACTTCTCCAGCTACGGGCGAATGTTCCGTCGGTCGTTGCGCTTCGACAAGCGATCGCGACGTCCGCCACGTGATCCCATCAATGCAGCCCTTTCGCTCGGCTATTCGCTTCTTTTTGGCGAAGCCGTGGCCGTCGTCTCCTCAATCGGCTTTGATCCCTATCTCGGCTTCCTCCACGCCCCTGACTACGGCCGATGCAGCCTCGCCTTGGACCTCATGGAAGAATTTCGCGCGGCCATCGTGGACCGACTCGTGCTCACACTCTTTAACAACGAGGTCTTGCTGCCGGAGGATTTCACGACCGGCGAGGGCGTCTGGTTCTCTCCCGAAGCCAAAAAACGCTTCCTCAGCGAGTATGAAGGCGTCATGCAACGCGCTTTCATTTCCCGTCATACGGGGCACCGCACCACCTTCCGCCGATTGCTCTGGGGACAGGCGGAACACCTGGCCGAGACCGTGAAAACCGGAAGCGCCTATACCCCCTATGTCGCCGAACCCTGA